From one Balnearium lithotrophicum genomic stretch:
- a CDS encoding type II toxin-antitoxin system VapC family toxin, with the protein MGYIIDTDVCIDFLKGMDFAVELFSELLREGEVFLSILTHYELLKGAYTEKERKIIKDFVSMFKILNLNGNIIFTASEFYRKYRKRGITLSNIDCLIMATAKEYGLRIVTRNVRHYPENELLSEFSRKLKGIE; encoded by the coding sequence TTGGGATACATAATTGATACTGATGTATGTATTGATTTTTTAAAGGGGATGGATTTTGCAGTAGAGTTGTTTTCAGAGTTGCTTAGAGAAGGAGAAGTTTTTCTGAGCATATTAACCCACTATGAGCTTCTTAAAGGAGCTTACACCGAAAAAGAGAGAAAAATTATTAAAGATTTTGTCAGTATGTTTAAGATTTTAAATTTAAACGGTAACATTATTTTTACCGCATCGGAATTTTATAGAAAATATAGAAAAAGAGGAATTACTCTTTCAAATATAGACTGTCTTATTATGGCAACTGCTAAGGAATACGGTTTAAGAATAGTAACAAGAAATGTAAGACACTATCCTGAAAACGAACTTCTGTCGGAATTTTCAAGGAAATTAAAAGGAATTGAATAG